The following DNA comes from Rhodothermales bacterium.
TTTTTTATAAGGAAGATGCTCGCGCCTACTTCATCGAGGATCTGGGCAGCAGCAACGGCACGTTGGTGGACCGGATACCGCTCGGTGAAGCTGTTCGGCTCGGCCCGCTCCATGTGATTACGTTCGCGAGCGACATCCATTTTATCTTCCAGGTAGGCGCGCCAGCCCCC
Coding sequences within:
- a CDS encoding FHA domain-containing protein — translated: MTARLFSKTGALAGTDYQIGREAVIGRDAQCDLILFPHTISSRHARIFYKEDARAYFIEDLGSSNGTLVDRIPLGEAVRLGPLHVITFASDIHFIFQVGAPAP